From a region of the Kwoniella mangroviensis CBS 8507 chromosome 1 map unlocalized Ctg01, whole genome shotgun sequence genome:
- a CDS encoding pyruvate dehydrogenase complex dihydrolipoamide acetyltransferase: protein MMSFAQVAKRSASAGLRKQVLISRSLRTSSPSSALSKFSMPAMSPTMTEGGIASWRLKEGDTYAAGDVLVEIETDKATIDVEAQDDGVLAKIIVQDGAKGIAVGTPIAVIGEEGDDLSGADKLASESEGESAPPQKKEEDAPKEQQQESKPAEPSESKTPSLGTPKDETKYGSGSGGKEAQQVPELPGQGDKPKFFASPLARKLALEKGIPLAQIKGTGPEGRIVKEDVEKCKGGASSSTATTPTSGATATPGKAAPAAPAEYEDIPTSNMRKTIGKRLTESKQQLPHYYLTVEVNMDRLLKLREMFNKAGEGKTKLSVNDFIVKAASLALAEVPEANSAWLGDVIRQYKKADICVAVATPNGLITPIIKDVGSKGLASISAETKALASKAREGKLKPEEYQGGTFTISNLGMFGIDNFTAIINPPQSCILAIGKTSTKLELAPEDPKGFKTVQVMKATLSSDHRTVDGAVGARWLKAFKDYMEQPLTFML from the exons ATGATGTCCTTTGCTCAAGTGGCTAAAAGATCAGCTTCGGCTGGTTTGAGAAAGCAGGTTCTCATCTCCAGAT CCCTCCGaacttcctctccttcatcaGCCCTCAGCAAATTCTCCATGCCAGCAATGTCACCAACGATGACAGAGGGTGGTATCGCCTCGTGGAGACTGAAGGAAGGAGACACGTACGCTGCTGGTGATGTCCTGGTGGAAATTGAGACTGATAAAGCTACGATCGATGTCGAggctcaagatgatggtgttttGGCCAAGATCATT GTTCAAGACGGTGCCAAGGGAATCGCCGTCGGTACACCCATCGCGGTAatcggagaagaaggagatgatctcTCAGGAGCAGACAAACTAGCTTCTGAGTCAGAGGGCGAATCAGCCCCACCAcaaaagaaagaggaggatgcACCTaaagaacaacaacaagaatcTAAACCTGCCGAACCCTCTGAGAGCAAGACCCCTTCGTTGGGTACACCTAAAGATGAGACTAAATACGGATCAGGAAGTGGTGGTAAAGAAGCTCAACAGGTACCAGAGCTACCTGGTCAAGGTGATAAACCCAAGTTCTTCGCTTCTCCGTTAGCTAGGAAGTTGGCTTTGGAGAAAGGTATTCCATTGGCGCAGATTAAAGGTACTGGACCAGAGGGCAGGAtcgtcaag gaggatgttgagaaatGCAAGGGAGgtgcttcttcatcaaccgCTACTACCCCAACTTCAGGCGCTACTGCCACCCCAGGCAAAGCcgctcctgctgctcctgctgAGTACGAGGATATCCCAACTTCCAACATGAGAAAGACGATCGGTAAACGATTGACTGAATCCAAACAACAATTACCTCACTACTACTTGACCGTCGAGGTTAACATGG ACCGATTACTCAAACTCAGGGAGATGTTCAACAAGGCTGGTGAAGGCAAGACCAAACTTTCAGTCAACGACTTCA TCGTCAAGGCCGCTTCCCTCGCTCTTGCCGAAGTACCCGAGGCCAACTCCGCCTGGTTAGGTGACGTGATCCGACAATACAAGAAAGCCGATATCTGCGTTGCTGTCGCTACCCCCAACGGACTCATCACACCTATAATCAAAGATGTCGGATCCAAGGGACTCGCTTCCATCTCAGCCGAGACCAAAGCGTTAGCATCAAAGGCTAGGGAAGGTAAATTGAAACCTGAAGAATACCAGGGAGGTACATTTACCATCTCAAACTTGGGAATGTTCGGTATCGACAATTTCACTGCTATCATCAACCCACCTCAATCTTGTATCTTGGCTATCGGTAAGACATCGACGAAATTGGAATTGGCGCCCGAGGACCCCAAGGGATTCAAGACGGTTCAAGTCATGAAAGCTACTTTGTCGTCCGATCACCGAACAGTCGATGGTGCGGTTGGTGCTAGATGGTTGAAAGCTTTCAAGGATTACATGGAACAACCTTTGACTTTTATGCTTTAA